The proteins below come from a single Magallana gigas chromosome 10, xbMagGiga1.1, whole genome shotgun sequence genomic window:
- the LOC117680373 gene encoding uncharacterized protein isoform X6, protein MEDTSRIDPPFLNSASCGQVAGKEDIQVEDTSRIDPPFLNSSSCGQVADGEDTQLEDTSRIDPPFLNSTSGGQVAADDDIQMEDTSRIDPPFLNSASCGQVAGKEDIQVEDTSCNDPPFLNSASCGQVADEEDTQVEDTSRIDPPFLNSASCGQVAGKEDIQVEDTSCIDPPFLNSSSCGQVAGPCSCVAEEDNGTTGSQLDDIHIIVSGKSTLAEKREICKFFRFFKEVAKRHMKFSKTITHVVMITDSKNFICDRTMKYIQGIAHGCWVLSSEWLYKSLEAGFLLPEEKYVIRGDTVSGEEAIGPRNPMSASEAATGVLQAMSIYLHGFNERSKISREEVEDLIYCSGGQLLNSLSPNLSNAVMLTSEETMEDVSELDFKYFCCCKQIYGISTTTLSWLMDCIAEQKLHSPSDYLAAGDVEKRANEDTPNNENSAWIPKKDDGDIGEDSEEMQCYEEDGAYAYDDSDENMEDPGWIPGKSDEDDDGKNNEDNDITETEDLVGAFVVGMREKNKQDIAQDWIPGTSEEDDDNDDDFENEVVVPNIGVTCNNKILLQMARQTTKGRSAKQNICYYCEKPYSRISRHLIQVHNKEMEIAKILSFPKKSKERKTLWKEIVNKGNYKHNYDVMKNGNGEKVPKYRPRNTTNNPEPENCFSSYAPCEFCLGSYKKTDPWKYQKNCELKSSEKRSKANPIQMGKLLLPIVGTSKGFYENIFIKMRDDAVKLEIQKDPLVLQFAERLYEKNGANLHQHQYISQRLRELRRLLIQLKSDQTEITSIRTAINPINWDTLIHGIKTLAGLDEKKIPTRLPHFL, encoded by the exons ATGGAAGACACTTCTCGAATTGACCCACCATTCCTCAATAGCGCTTCCTGTGGACAAGTTGCTG GTAAAGAGGATATTCAGGTGGAAGACACCTCTCGCATTGACCCACCATTCCTCAATAGCTCTTCCTGTGGACAAGTTGCTG ATGGAGAGGATACTCAGTTGGAAGACACTTCTCGCATTGACCCACCGTTCCTCAATAGCACTTCCGGTGGACAAGTTGCTG CTGACGATGATATTCAGATGGAAGACACTTCTCGCATTGACCCACCATTCCTCAATAGCGCTTCCTGTGGACAAGTTGCTG GTAAAGAGGATATTCAGGTGGAAGACACTTCTTGCAATGACCCACCATTCCTCAATAGCGCTTCCTGTGGACAAGTTGCTG ATGAAGAGGATACTCAGGTGGAAGACACTTCTCGAATCGACCCACCATTCCTCAATAGCGCTTCCTGTGGACAAGTTGCTG GTAAAGAGGATATTCAGGTGGAAGACACCTCTTGCATTGACCCACCATTCCTCAATAGCTCTTCCTGTGGACAAGTTGCTG GCCCTTGTTCTTGCGTAGCAGAAGAAGACAATGGAACTACTGGTAGTCAGCTTGATGACATTCATATAATAGTGTCGGGCAAGTCCACTCTGGCAGAAAAG AGAGAAATTTGCAAGTTTTTCCGATTTTTCAAGGAAGTGGCAAAACGTCATATGAAATTCAGCAAGACCATTACTCATGTTGTCATGATAACAG ataGCAAAAACTTTATCTGTGATCgaacaatgaaatatattcaaGGCATTGCACATGGATGTTGGGTATTGAGTAGTGAATGGTTGTACAAGTCGTTAGAAGCAGGATTTTTGCTGCCTGAg GAGAAATATGTGATTCGAGGAGATACAGTTTCTGGAGAAGAAGCTATTGGACCAAGGAATCCAATGTCAGCATCAGAGGCAGCAACAGGAGTTTTGCAGGCAATGTCCATATATCTACATGGATTTAATGAAAGATCAAAAATATCCAGGG AGGAAGTTGAGGACCTCATTTACTGTAGTGGAGGACAATTATTGAATTCATTAAGCCCAAACTTGTCAAATGCTGTCATGTTAACATCGGAGGAAACAATGGAGGATGTTTCTGAGCTAGATTTTAAGTACTTTTGCT GTTGTAAACAAATCTATGGTATTTCAACGACAACATTGTCTTGGCTGATGGATTGTATAGCTGAGCAGAAGCTTCACTCCCCATCAGACTATTTAG CTGCAGGTGATGTTGAAAAAAGGGCTAATGAAGACACACCAAATAATGAAAACTCTGCCTGGATTCCCAAGAAAGATGATGGTGACATTGGAGAGGATAGTGAAGAAATGCAGTGTTATGAAGAGGATGGTGCCTATGCTTATGATGACAGTGATGAGAATATGGAAGACCCAGGCTGGATTCCAGGGAAAAGcgatgaagatgatgatggAAAAAACAATGAAGATAATGATATAACAGAAACTGAAGATTTAGTTGGAGCATTTGTTGTTGGAATGCGTGAAAAGAACAAACAGGACATTGCACAGGATTGGATCCCTGGAACCAGTGAAGAAGATGATGACAATgatgatgattttgaaaatgaagTCGTCGTTCCCAACATTGGtgttacatgtaacaacaaaattttgCTTCAGATGGCTAGACAAACAACAAAAGGGCGTAgtgcaaaacaaaatatttgttattattgCGAGAAACCATATAGTAGAATTTCTAGACATTTGATTCAagtgcataacaaagaaatggaAATAGCTAAAATTCTATCATTTCCAAAAAAGAGCAAGGAAAGGAAAACATTGTGGAAAGAGATTGTTAATAAAGGAAACTACAAGCACAACTATGATGTTATGAAGAATGGTAATGGAGAGAAAGTACCAAAATACAGGCCAAGAAATACAACAAACAATCCAGAACCTGAGAATTGTTTTTCATCTTATGCACCCTGCGAATTCTGTTTAGGTTCCTACAAGAAAACAGACCCATGGAAATACCAAAAAAACTGTGAACTGAAGAGTAGTGAAAAAAGAAGTAAAGCAAACCCAATTCAGATGGGAAAACTTCTCCTACCAATTGTCGGAACTAGCAAAGGATTCTATGagaacattttcatcaaaatgagAGATGATGCTGTAAAACTTGAAATCCAAAAGGACCCTCTAGTTCTGCAGTTTGCAGAAAGGCTATATGAGAAAAATGGAGCCAATCTCCATCAACACCAGTACATTTCCCAAAGACTGAGAGAATTGAGGAGGCTGCTTATTCAGTTGAAGTCAGATCAAACAGAAATAACATCAATAAGGACTGCAATTAATCCAATCAATTGGGACACCCTTATTCATGGTATAAAAACTTTAGCTGgccttgatgaaaaaaaaatacctacaAGACTCCCTCACTTCCTTTAA
- the LOC117680373 gene encoding uncharacterized protein isoform X10 produces MEDTSRIDPPFLNSASCGQVAGKEDIQVEDTSRIDPPFLNSSSCGQVAAEDDIEMEDTSRIDPSFLNSASCGQVADGEDTQLEDTSRIDPPFLNSTSGGQVAADDDIQMEDTSRIDPPFLNSASCGQVAGKEDIQVEDTSCIDPPFLNSSSCGQVAAEEDNGTTGSQLDDIHIIVSGKSTLAEKREICKFFRFFKEVAKRHMKFSKTITHVVMITDSKNFICDRTMKYIQGIAHGCWVLSSEWLYKSLEAGFLLPEEKYVIRGDTVSGEEAIGPRNPMSASEAATGVLQAMSIYLHGFNERSKISREEVEDLIYCSGGQLLNSLSPNLSNAVMLTSEETMEDVSELDFKYFCCCKQIYGISTTTLSWLMDCIAEQKLHSPSDYLAAGDVEKRANEDTPNNENSAWIPKKDDGDIGEDSEEMQCYEEDGAYAYDDSDENMEDPGWIPGKSDEDDDGKNNEDNDITETEDLVGAFVVGMREKNKQDIAQDWIPGTSEEDDDNDDDFENEVVVPNIGVTCNNKILLQMARQTTKGRSAKQNICYYCEKPYSRISRHLIQVHNKEMEIAKILSFPKKSKERKTLWKEIVNKGNYKHNYDVMKNGNGEKVPKYRPRNTTNNPEPENCFSSYAPCEFCLGSYKKTDPWKYQKNCELKSSEKRSKANPIQMGKLLLPIVGTSKGFYENIFIKMRDDAVKLEIQKDPLVLQFAERLYEKNGANLHQHQYISQRLRELRRLLIQLKSDQTEITSIRTAINPINWDTLIHGIKTLAGLDEKKIPTRLPHFL; encoded by the exons ATGGAAGACACTTCTCGAATTGACCCACCATTCCTCAATAGCGCTTCCTGTGGACAAGTTGCTG GTAAAGAGGATATTCAGGTGGAAGACACCTCTCGCATTGACCCACCATTCCTCAATAGCTCTTCCTGTGGACAAGTTGCTG CTGAAGATGATATTGAGATGGAGGACACTTCTCGAATCGACCCATCATTCCTCAATAGCGCTTCCTGTGGACAAGTTGCTG ATGGAGAGGATACTCAGTTGGAAGACACTTCTCGCATTGACCCACCGTTCCTCAATAGCACTTCCGGTGGACAAGTTGCTG CTGACGATGATATTCAGATGGAAGACACTTCTCGCATTGACCCACCATTCCTCAATAGCGCTTCCTGTGGACAAGTTGCTG GTAAAGAGGATATTCAGGTGGAAGACACCTCTTGCATTGACCCACCATTCCTCAATAGCTCTTCCTGTGGACAAGTTGCTG CAGAAGAAGACAATGGAACTACTGGTAGTCAGCTTGATGACATTCATATAATAGTGTCGGGCAAGTCCACTCTGGCAGAAAAG AGAGAAATTTGCAAGTTTTTCCGATTTTTCAAGGAAGTGGCAAAACGTCATATGAAATTCAGCAAGACCATTACTCATGTTGTCATGATAACAG ataGCAAAAACTTTATCTGTGATCgaacaatgaaatatattcaaGGCATTGCACATGGATGTTGGGTATTGAGTAGTGAATGGTTGTACAAGTCGTTAGAAGCAGGATTTTTGCTGCCTGAg GAGAAATATGTGATTCGAGGAGATACAGTTTCTGGAGAAGAAGCTATTGGACCAAGGAATCCAATGTCAGCATCAGAGGCAGCAACAGGAGTTTTGCAGGCAATGTCCATATATCTACATGGATTTAATGAAAGATCAAAAATATCCAGGG AGGAAGTTGAGGACCTCATTTACTGTAGTGGAGGACAATTATTGAATTCATTAAGCCCAAACTTGTCAAATGCTGTCATGTTAACATCGGAGGAAACAATGGAGGATGTTTCTGAGCTAGATTTTAAGTACTTTTGCT GTTGTAAACAAATCTATGGTATTTCAACGACAACATTGTCTTGGCTGATGGATTGTATAGCTGAGCAGAAGCTTCACTCCCCATCAGACTATTTAG CTGCAGGTGATGTTGAAAAAAGGGCTAATGAAGACACACCAAATAATGAAAACTCTGCCTGGATTCCCAAGAAAGATGATGGTGACATTGGAGAGGATAGTGAAGAAATGCAGTGTTATGAAGAGGATGGTGCCTATGCTTATGATGACAGTGATGAGAATATGGAAGACCCAGGCTGGATTCCAGGGAAAAGcgatgaagatgatgatggAAAAAACAATGAAGATAATGATATAACAGAAACTGAAGATTTAGTTGGAGCATTTGTTGTTGGAATGCGTGAAAAGAACAAACAGGACATTGCACAGGATTGGATCCCTGGAACCAGTGAAGAAGATGATGACAATgatgatgattttgaaaatgaagTCGTCGTTCCCAACATTGGtgttacatgtaacaacaaaattttgCTTCAGATGGCTAGACAAACAACAAAAGGGCGTAgtgcaaaacaaaatatttgttattattgCGAGAAACCATATAGTAGAATTTCTAGACATTTGATTCAagtgcataacaaagaaatggaAATAGCTAAAATTCTATCATTTCCAAAAAAGAGCAAGGAAAGGAAAACATTGTGGAAAGAGATTGTTAATAAAGGAAACTACAAGCACAACTATGATGTTATGAAGAATGGTAATGGAGAGAAAGTACCAAAATACAGGCCAAGAAATACAACAAACAATCCAGAACCTGAGAATTGTTTTTCATCTTATGCACCCTGCGAATTCTGTTTAGGTTCCTACAAGAAAACAGACCCATGGAAATACCAAAAAAACTGTGAACTGAAGAGTAGTGAAAAAAGAAGTAAAGCAAACCCAATTCAGATGGGAAAACTTCTCCTACCAATTGTCGGAACTAGCAAAGGATTCTATGagaacattttcatcaaaatgagAGATGATGCTGTAAAACTTGAAATCCAAAAGGACCCTCTAGTTCTGCAGTTTGCAGAAAGGCTATATGAGAAAAATGGAGCCAATCTCCATCAACACCAGTACATTTCCCAAAGACTGAGAGAATTGAGGAGGCTGCTTATTCAGTTGAAGTCAGATCAAACAGAAATAACATCAATAAGGACTGCAATTAATCCAATCAATTGGGACACCCTTATTCATGGTATAAAAACTTTAGCTGgccttgatgaaaaaaaaatacctacaAGACTCCCTCACTTCCTTTAA
- the LOC117680373 gene encoding uncharacterized protein isoform X1, producing MEDTSRIDPPFLNSASCGQVAGKEDIQVEDTSRIDPPFLNSSSCGQVAAEDDIEMEDTSRIDPSFLNSASCGQVADGEDTQLEDTSRIDPPFLNSTSGGQVAADDDIQMEDTSRIDPPFLNSASCGQVAGKEDIQVEDTSCNDPPFLNSASCGQVADEEDTQVEDTSRIDPPFLNSASCGQVAGKEDIQVEDTSCIDPPFLNSSSCGQVAGPCSCVAEEDNGTTGSQLDDIHIIVSGKSTLAEKREICKFFRFFKEVAKRHMKFSKTITHVVMITDSKNFICDRTMKYIQGIAHGCWVLSSEWLYKSLEAGFLLPEEKYVIRGDTVSGEEAIGPRNPMSASEAATGVLQAMSIYLHGFNERSKISREEVEDLIYCSGGQLLNSLSPNLSNAVMLTSEETMEDVSELDFKYFCCCKQIYGISTTTLSWLMDCIAEQKLHSPSDYLAAGDVEKRANEDTPNNENSAWIPKKDDGDIGEDSEEMQCYEEDGAYAYDDSDENMEDPGWIPGKSDEDDDGKNNEDNDITETEDLVGAFVVGMREKNKQDIAQDWIPGTSEEDDDNDDDFENEVVVPNIGVTCNNKILLQMARQTTKGRSAKQNICYYCEKPYSRISRHLIQVHNKEMEIAKILSFPKKSKERKTLWKEIVNKGNYKHNYDVMKNGNGEKVPKYRPRNTTNNPEPENCFSSYAPCEFCLGSYKKTDPWKYQKNCELKSSEKRSKANPIQMGKLLLPIVGTSKGFYENIFIKMRDDAVKLEIQKDPLVLQFAERLYEKNGANLHQHQYISQRLRELRRLLIQLKSDQTEITSIRTAINPINWDTLIHGIKTLAGLDEKKIPTRLPHFL from the exons ATGGAAGACACTTCTCGAATTGACCCACCATTCCTCAATAGCGCTTCCTGTGGACAAGTTGCTG GTAAAGAGGATATTCAGGTGGAAGACACCTCTCGCATTGACCCACCATTCCTCAATAGCTCTTCCTGTGGACAAGTTGCTG CTGAAGATGATATTGAGATGGAGGACACTTCTCGAATCGACCCATCATTCCTCAATAGCGCTTCCTGTGGACAAGTTGCTG ATGGAGAGGATACTCAGTTGGAAGACACTTCTCGCATTGACCCACCGTTCCTCAATAGCACTTCCGGTGGACAAGTTGCTG CTGACGATGATATTCAGATGGAAGACACTTCTCGCATTGACCCACCATTCCTCAATAGCGCTTCCTGTGGACAAGTTGCTG GTAAAGAGGATATTCAGGTGGAAGACACTTCTTGCAATGACCCACCATTCCTCAATAGCGCTTCCTGTGGACAAGTTGCTG ATGAAGAGGATACTCAGGTGGAAGACACTTCTCGAATCGACCCACCATTCCTCAATAGCGCTTCCTGTGGACAAGTTGCTG GTAAAGAGGATATTCAGGTGGAAGACACCTCTTGCATTGACCCACCATTCCTCAATAGCTCTTCCTGTGGACAAGTTGCTG GCCCTTGTTCTTGCGTAGCAGAAGAAGACAATGGAACTACTGGTAGTCAGCTTGATGACATTCATATAATAGTGTCGGGCAAGTCCACTCTGGCAGAAAAG AGAGAAATTTGCAAGTTTTTCCGATTTTTCAAGGAAGTGGCAAAACGTCATATGAAATTCAGCAAGACCATTACTCATGTTGTCATGATAACAG ataGCAAAAACTTTATCTGTGATCgaacaatgaaatatattcaaGGCATTGCACATGGATGTTGGGTATTGAGTAGTGAATGGTTGTACAAGTCGTTAGAAGCAGGATTTTTGCTGCCTGAg GAGAAATATGTGATTCGAGGAGATACAGTTTCTGGAGAAGAAGCTATTGGACCAAGGAATCCAATGTCAGCATCAGAGGCAGCAACAGGAGTTTTGCAGGCAATGTCCATATATCTACATGGATTTAATGAAAGATCAAAAATATCCAGGG AGGAAGTTGAGGACCTCATTTACTGTAGTGGAGGACAATTATTGAATTCATTAAGCCCAAACTTGTCAAATGCTGTCATGTTAACATCGGAGGAAACAATGGAGGATGTTTCTGAGCTAGATTTTAAGTACTTTTGCT GTTGTAAACAAATCTATGGTATTTCAACGACAACATTGTCTTGGCTGATGGATTGTATAGCTGAGCAGAAGCTTCACTCCCCATCAGACTATTTAG CTGCAGGTGATGTTGAAAAAAGGGCTAATGAAGACACACCAAATAATGAAAACTCTGCCTGGATTCCCAAGAAAGATGATGGTGACATTGGAGAGGATAGTGAAGAAATGCAGTGTTATGAAGAGGATGGTGCCTATGCTTATGATGACAGTGATGAGAATATGGAAGACCCAGGCTGGATTCCAGGGAAAAGcgatgaagatgatgatggAAAAAACAATGAAGATAATGATATAACAGAAACTGAAGATTTAGTTGGAGCATTTGTTGTTGGAATGCGTGAAAAGAACAAACAGGACATTGCACAGGATTGGATCCCTGGAACCAGTGAAGAAGATGATGACAATgatgatgattttgaaaatgaagTCGTCGTTCCCAACATTGGtgttacatgtaacaacaaaattttgCTTCAGATGGCTAGACAAACAACAAAAGGGCGTAgtgcaaaacaaaatatttgttattattgCGAGAAACCATATAGTAGAATTTCTAGACATTTGATTCAagtgcataacaaagaaatggaAATAGCTAAAATTCTATCATTTCCAAAAAAGAGCAAGGAAAGGAAAACATTGTGGAAAGAGATTGTTAATAAAGGAAACTACAAGCACAACTATGATGTTATGAAGAATGGTAATGGAGAGAAAGTACCAAAATACAGGCCAAGAAATACAACAAACAATCCAGAACCTGAGAATTGTTTTTCATCTTATGCACCCTGCGAATTCTGTTTAGGTTCCTACAAGAAAACAGACCCATGGAAATACCAAAAAAACTGTGAACTGAAGAGTAGTGAAAAAAGAAGTAAAGCAAACCCAATTCAGATGGGAAAACTTCTCCTACCAATTGTCGGAACTAGCAAAGGATTCTATGagaacattttcatcaaaatgagAGATGATGCTGTAAAACTTGAAATCCAAAAGGACCCTCTAGTTCTGCAGTTTGCAGAAAGGCTATATGAGAAAAATGGAGCCAATCTCCATCAACACCAGTACATTTCCCAAAGACTGAGAGAATTGAGGAGGCTGCTTATTCAGTTGAAGTCAGATCAAACAGAAATAACATCAATAAGGACTGCAATTAATCCAATCAATTGGGACACCCTTATTCATGGTATAAAAACTTTAGCTGgccttgatgaaaaaaaaatacctacaAGACTCCCTCACTTCCTTTAA
- the LOC117680373 gene encoding uncharacterized protein isoform X4, producing MEDTSRIDPPFLNSASCGQVAGKEDIQVEDTSRIDPPFLNSSSCGQVAAEDDIEMEDTSRIDPSFLNSASCGQVADGEDTQLEDTSRIDPPFLNSTSGGQVAADDDIQMEDTSRIDPPFLNSASCGQVADEEDTQVEDTSRIDPPFLNSASCGQVAGKEDIQVEDTSCIDPPFLNSSSCGQVAGPCSCVAEEDNGTTGSQLDDIHIIVSGKSTLAEKREICKFFRFFKEVAKRHMKFSKTITHVVMITDSKNFICDRTMKYIQGIAHGCWVLSSEWLYKSLEAGFLLPEEKYVIRGDTVSGEEAIGPRNPMSASEAATGVLQAMSIYLHGFNERSKISREEVEDLIYCSGGQLLNSLSPNLSNAVMLTSEETMEDVSELDFKYFCCCKQIYGISTTTLSWLMDCIAEQKLHSPSDYLAAGDVEKRANEDTPNNENSAWIPKKDDGDIGEDSEEMQCYEEDGAYAYDDSDENMEDPGWIPGKSDEDDDGKNNEDNDITETEDLVGAFVVGMREKNKQDIAQDWIPGTSEEDDDNDDDFENEVVVPNIGVTCNNKILLQMARQTTKGRSAKQNICYYCEKPYSRISRHLIQVHNKEMEIAKILSFPKKSKERKTLWKEIVNKGNYKHNYDVMKNGNGEKVPKYRPRNTTNNPEPENCFSSYAPCEFCLGSYKKTDPWKYQKNCELKSSEKRSKANPIQMGKLLLPIVGTSKGFYENIFIKMRDDAVKLEIQKDPLVLQFAERLYEKNGANLHQHQYISQRLRELRRLLIQLKSDQTEITSIRTAINPINWDTLIHGIKTLAGLDEKKIPTRLPHFL from the exons ATGGAAGACACTTCTCGAATTGACCCACCATTCCTCAATAGCGCTTCCTGTGGACAAGTTGCTG GTAAAGAGGATATTCAGGTGGAAGACACCTCTCGCATTGACCCACCATTCCTCAATAGCTCTTCCTGTGGACAAGTTGCTG CTGAAGATGATATTGAGATGGAGGACACTTCTCGAATCGACCCATCATTCCTCAATAGCGCTTCCTGTGGACAAGTTGCTG ATGGAGAGGATACTCAGTTGGAAGACACTTCTCGCATTGACCCACCGTTCCTCAATAGCACTTCCGGTGGACAAGTTGCTG CTGACGATGATATTCAGATGGAAGACACTTCTCGCATTGACCCACCATTCCTCAATAGCGCTTCCTGTGGACAAGTTGCTG ATGAAGAGGATACTCAGGTGGAAGACACTTCTCGAATCGACCCACCATTCCTCAATAGCGCTTCCTGTGGACAAGTTGCTG GTAAAGAGGATATTCAGGTGGAAGACACCTCTTGCATTGACCCACCATTCCTCAATAGCTCTTCCTGTGGACAAGTTGCTG GCCCTTGTTCTTGCGTAGCAGAAGAAGACAATGGAACTACTGGTAGTCAGCTTGATGACATTCATATAATAGTGTCGGGCAAGTCCACTCTGGCAGAAAAG AGAGAAATTTGCAAGTTTTTCCGATTTTTCAAGGAAGTGGCAAAACGTCATATGAAATTCAGCAAGACCATTACTCATGTTGTCATGATAACAG ataGCAAAAACTTTATCTGTGATCgaacaatgaaatatattcaaGGCATTGCACATGGATGTTGGGTATTGAGTAGTGAATGGTTGTACAAGTCGTTAGAAGCAGGATTTTTGCTGCCTGAg GAGAAATATGTGATTCGAGGAGATACAGTTTCTGGAGAAGAAGCTATTGGACCAAGGAATCCAATGTCAGCATCAGAGGCAGCAACAGGAGTTTTGCAGGCAATGTCCATATATCTACATGGATTTAATGAAAGATCAAAAATATCCAGGG AGGAAGTTGAGGACCTCATTTACTGTAGTGGAGGACAATTATTGAATTCATTAAGCCCAAACTTGTCAAATGCTGTCATGTTAACATCGGAGGAAACAATGGAGGATGTTTCTGAGCTAGATTTTAAGTACTTTTGCT GTTGTAAACAAATCTATGGTATTTCAACGACAACATTGTCTTGGCTGATGGATTGTATAGCTGAGCAGAAGCTTCACTCCCCATCAGACTATTTAG CTGCAGGTGATGTTGAAAAAAGGGCTAATGAAGACACACCAAATAATGAAAACTCTGCCTGGATTCCCAAGAAAGATGATGGTGACATTGGAGAGGATAGTGAAGAAATGCAGTGTTATGAAGAGGATGGTGCCTATGCTTATGATGACAGTGATGAGAATATGGAAGACCCAGGCTGGATTCCAGGGAAAAGcgatgaagatgatgatggAAAAAACAATGAAGATAATGATATAACAGAAACTGAAGATTTAGTTGGAGCATTTGTTGTTGGAATGCGTGAAAAGAACAAACAGGACATTGCACAGGATTGGATCCCTGGAACCAGTGAAGAAGATGATGACAATgatgatgattttgaaaatgaagTCGTCGTTCCCAACATTGGtgttacatgtaacaacaaaattttgCTTCAGATGGCTAGACAAACAACAAAAGGGCGTAgtgcaaaacaaaatatttgttattattgCGAGAAACCATATAGTAGAATTTCTAGACATTTGATTCAagtgcataacaaagaaatggaAATAGCTAAAATTCTATCATTTCCAAAAAAGAGCAAGGAAAGGAAAACATTGTGGAAAGAGATTGTTAATAAAGGAAACTACAAGCACAACTATGATGTTATGAAGAATGGTAATGGAGAGAAAGTACCAAAATACAGGCCAAGAAATACAACAAACAATCCAGAACCTGAGAATTGTTTTTCATCTTATGCACCCTGCGAATTCTGTTTAGGTTCCTACAAGAAAACAGACCCATGGAAATACCAAAAAAACTGTGAACTGAAGAGTAGTGAAAAAAGAAGTAAAGCAAACCCAATTCAGATGGGAAAACTTCTCCTACCAATTGTCGGAACTAGCAAAGGATTCTATGagaacattttcatcaaaatgagAGATGATGCTGTAAAACTTGAAATCCAAAAGGACCCTCTAGTTCTGCAGTTTGCAGAAAGGCTATATGAGAAAAATGGAGCCAATCTCCATCAACACCAGTACATTTCCCAAAGACTGAGAGAATTGAGGAGGCTGCTTATTCAGTTGAAGTCAGATCAAACAGAAATAACATCAATAAGGACTGCAATTAATCCAATCAATTGGGACACCCTTATTCATGGTATAAAAACTTTAGCTGgccttgatgaaaaaaaaatacctacaAGACTCCCTCACTTCCTTTAA